The following are encoded together in the Clostridiisalibacter paucivorans DSM 22131 genome:
- the alr gene encoding alanine racemase: MKKLTRPVWAEIDLDRLIYNYKEIRKLLKKETELMAIVKADAYEHGAIQIVKTLAKEGVRRYGVAHLSEALHIRKYVEDVDILIMGYTPEYLAEKAIKNNITLTVYTYDQAKFFSEVAMATNNKVKLHIKIETGMNRLGFMPNSENIKIIKDIFNMKNVEVEGIFTHFPAADDDREYTLKQVEKFNHVCKGLQELNIDIPLKHVCNSAAIMNFPELNYNMVRAGIILYGVYPYPEADREVLKLKNILTIKAQISYVKEVDKGEKLSYGLTYETKKKSEIATVPIGYADGFSRLLSNKGSCIVKNTIVPIVGRLCMDQCMVDVTGLDVNRGDEVVLMGSKGKKEITIEEIANKIGNIPAAVLCMLNKRIPRVYVKDNEIYNVTDYLLDL, encoded by the coding sequence ATGAAAAAGTTAACTAGACCTGTATGGGCCGAGATTGATTTGGATAGGCTTATCTACAATTATAAAGAGATCAGAAAGCTATTAAAAAAGGAAACAGAACTAATGGCAATAGTAAAGGCTGATGCCTATGAGCATGGAGCTATTCAAATAGTAAAGACATTGGCTAAAGAAGGAGTTAGAAGATATGGTGTGGCCCACCTCTCAGAGGCATTGCATATAAGAAAATATGTAGAGGATGTAGATATACTTATAATGGGATATACTCCAGAGTATCTAGCGGAAAAGGCTATAAAAAACAACATAACATTGACAGTATATACGTATGATCAGGCTAAGTTTTTTTCAGAAGTGGCTATGGCAACAAATAATAAGGTTAAACTACATATAAAGATTGAGACAGGGATGAATAGGCTAGGATTCATGCCTAATAGTGAAAATATAAAGATCATTAAAGATATTTTTAACATGAAGAATGTAGAGGTAGAAGGGATATTTACACATTTTCCAGCAGCAGACGATGACAGAGAATATACTTTAAAACAAGTTGAAAAATTTAATCATGTCTGTAAAGGGTTACAAGAACTTAATATAGATATTCCATTAAAACATGTGTGCAATAGTGCAGCTATAATGAATTTTCCAGAGTTAAATTATAATATGGTAAGGGCAGGAATAATATTATATGGAGTATATCCCTATCCTGAAGCAGATAGAGAGGTATTGAAGCTAAAAAATATTTTGACAATAAAGGCACAGATATCCTATGTGAAAGAAGTGGACAAAGGTGAAAAATTAAGCTATGGATTAACATATGAGACAAAGAAAAAGTCTGAGATAGCTACAGTGCCCATAGGATATGCAGATGGTTTTAGTAGGTTGCTTAGTAATAAAGGTAGTTGTATTGTTAAAAATACCATAGTTCCTATAGTAGGAAGATTGTGTATGGATCAATGCATGGTAGATGTTACTGGATTAGATGTAAATAGAGGTGATGAGGTTGTACTTATGGGAAGTAAAGGTAAAAAAGAAATAACTATAGAGGAGATAGCAAATAAAATAGGCAATATACCAGCAGCTGTATTGTGTATGTTAAATAAGAGGATCCCCAGAGTTTATGTAAAAGACAATGAGATATATAATGTTACAGATTATTTATTAGATCTATAG
- a CDS encoding NAD(+) synthase codes for MNNYGFIKVAAASPKLKVGNTRYNVDQIIEACKQGKEANILVFPELCVTGYTCGDLFSQNTLLDRALIELKRLMNSTTDQDTLIFVGLPINVKDDLYNCAVAIQRGKIRGIVPKIYTANYNEFYEKRWFASGINIMDEIKEVEVFGEKYPFGNIIFKNKEMGYGVAADICEDLWAPIPRSSYLTLNGANIIVNLSASNELVGKSDYRRQLIRQFSASSLCGYVYSSAGVYESTTDTVFGGDCIICENGEQINTSNRFSRKNEIIFADLDVNRLSFERRVNRTFSDGQRFNQNNNYTVVDIEEQSHIDMDRVNRNISPTPFVPSNHVQINERCKEIFNIQVSGLAKRLEHIGMERAVIGVSGGLDSTLALLVVYQTFNLLDIPMENVIAVTMPGFGTTDNTYNNAVGLIKSLGMTFKEIDIKDACLQHFKDIGHDPDIHDVTYENVQARERTQILMDLANKSNGLVIGTGDLSELALGWATYNGDHMSMYSVNCSIPKTLVKFLVQWVADNNIDEETRKILYSIINTPISPELLPPDKEGKIAQKTESIIGPYELHDFFLYYTIRQGTEPKKLMIMAERAFGNKYSLENIKKYLKMFYKRFFTQQFKRSCLPDGPKVGTVSLSPRGDWRMPSDADYQIWIDQLD; via the coding sequence GTGAATAATTATGGGTTTATCAAAGTGGCTGCGGCATCTCCAAAATTAAAAGTAGGCAATACGAGATATAATGTAGACCAGATAATAGAGGCTTGTAAGCAAGGAAAAGAGGCTAATATATTAGTGTTTCCAGAGCTTTGTGTAACAGGGTATACATGTGGGGATTTGTTTAGTCAAAATACATTATTAGATAGAGCATTGATAGAATTAAAAAGATTAATGAATAGTACAACAGATCAAGATACTTTAATATTTGTGGGGTTACCTATTAATGTAAAAGATGATTTGTACAATTGTGCAGTGGCAATACAAAGAGGTAAGATTAGAGGAATAGTTCCCAAAATATATACAGCAAACTATAATGAATTTTATGAAAAAAGATGGTTTGCCAGTGGAATAAATATAATGGATGAAATTAAGGAAGTAGAAGTATTTGGAGAAAAATATCCCTTTGGAAATATAATATTTAAGAATAAAGAAATGGGATATGGTGTTGCAGCAGATATTTGTGAGGATCTGTGGGCGCCTATACCAAGGAGTAGTTATTTAACTTTGAATGGAGCCAATATAATAGTGAATTTATCAGCTAGTAATGAATTAGTTGGCAAATCTGATTATAGAAGACAATTGATAAGACAGTTTAGTGCAAGTTCTCTATGTGGTTATGTATATAGTTCTGCAGGTGTATATGAATCTACTACCGATACAGTTTTTGGAGGGGATTGTATAATCTGTGAGAATGGGGAACAAATTAACACTTCTAACAGATTCAGTAGAAAAAATGAGATTATATTTGCTGATTTGGATGTAAATAGATTATCTTTTGAAAGAAGGGTTAACAGGACTTTTTCTGATGGTCAGAGATTTAATCAAAATAATAACTATACTGTAGTAGACATTGAAGAACAAAGCCATATAGATATGGACAGAGTAAATAGGAATATATCTCCTACACCATTTGTACCATCTAACCATGTACAAATAAATGAAAGATGTAAAGAAATATTTAATATACAAGTTTCAGGATTGGCAAAGAGATTGGAACATATAGGCATGGAAAGGGCAGTGATAGGGGTATCAGGAGGATTAGATTCTACATTGGCACTATTAGTAGTATATCAAACCTTTAATTTATTAGATATACCTATGGAAAATGTCATAGCAGTAACTATGCCAGGGTTTGGAACTACAGATAATACATACAATAATGCAGTTGGTCTTATAAAATCACTGGGAATGACATTTAAAGAAATAGATATAAAAGATGCCTGCTTGCAGCATTTTAAAGATATAGGACATGATCCAGATATACATGATGTAACATATGAAAACGTACAGGCCAGAGAAAGGACACAAATACTTATGGATTTAGCCAATAAGTCAAATGGTTTGGTTATAGGAACTGGAGATTTATCAGAACTAGCATTGGGATGGGCAACCTATAATGGAGATCATATGTCTATGTATTCAGTAAATTGTAGTATACCAAAGACATTAGTTAAATTTTTAGTACAATGGGTAGCAGATAATAATATAGACGAGGAAACTAGAAAGATATTATATAGTATTATTAATACTCCTATAAGTCCTGAACTGTTGCCTCCCGATAAAGAGGGAAAAATAGCCCAGAAGACAGAAAGTATAATTGGCCCTTATGAATTGCATGATTTCTTTTTATATTATACTATTCGACAAGGCACAGAGCCTAAAAAGCTTATGATAATGGCAGAGAGGGCCTTTGGTAACAAATACTCATTGGAAAATATAAAAAAATACTTAAAGATGTTTTATAAACGATTTTTCACTCAGCAGTTTAAAAGGTCATGTTTACCCGATGGTCCAAAGGTTGGTACAGTAAGTCTTTCTCCTAGAGGAGACTGGAGAATGCCTTCAGATGCAGATTATCAGATATGGATAGACCAATTAGATTAG
- a CDS encoding spore coat protein, with the protein MNEKQIVNDVLSMTKSSMDAYTKAIGCSSNPQLRGALQQLRDEAEQFHYDLYKIAEQKGYYNTAKTINQQDRQQLKSQLSQGNMK; encoded by the coding sequence ATGAATGAAAAGCAAATAGTAAATGATGTACTTTCTATGACTAAATCCAGTATGGATGCTTACACAAAGGCAATAGGTTGTTCATCTAATCCACAACTTAGGGGAGCATTACAACAGCTAAGGGATGAAGCTGAGCAGTTCCATTATGATTTATATAAAATAGCAGAACAAAAAGGATATTATAATACAGCTAAGACAATAAATCAACAAGATAGACAGCAATTAAAATCTCAATTAAGTCAAGGAAATATGAAATAA
- a CDS encoding O-acetyl-ADP-ribose deacetylase, with translation MLEIMFCGTKVIVLKGDITKEDTEAIVNAANSSLLGGGGVDGAIHRSGGPKILEQCKEIRKTKGTCSTGEAVITTGGNLNAKYVIHTVGPIWQGGNKNEPQLLQNAYRNSLNLAYSEGIKSISFPSISTGVYGYPIEKASIIALETTKDIISKKDFDEIRFILFSEKDYKTYIDTLKNIFEKNS, from the coding sequence ATGCTAGAAATTATGTTTTGTGGTACTAAGGTAATAGTATTAAAAGGAGATATAACTAAGGAAGATACTGAGGCCATAGTAAACGCTGCCAATAGTTCTCTATTAGGTGGTGGAGGTGTGGATGGTGCCATACATAGGTCTGGAGGGCCTAAAATTCTTGAACAGTGCAAAGAAATAAGAAAAACAAAGGGTACATGTTCCACTGGTGAAGCTGTTATTACTACAGGTGGTAATTTAAACGCCAAATATGTAATACATACAGTAGGACCAATATGGCAAGGAGGAAATAAAAATGAACCTCAACTCTTACAAAATGCATATAGAAATAGTTTGAACTTAGCATATAGTGAGGGTATAAAAAGTATATCTTTTCCTTCTATAAGCACAGGTGTATATGGATATCCAATAGAAAAGGCTTCAATTATAGCTCTTGAAACTACAAAGGATATCATATCTAAAAAAGATTTCGATGAGATAAGATTTATACTTTTTAGTGAAAAGGATTATAAGACATATATAGATACTCTAAAAAATATTTTTGAAAAAAATTCATAA
- the lspA gene encoding signal peptidase II, which translates to MYNLIYIGIIILIIILDQGSKHIISSRYNLGDNIKVYRNLLFIRVVKNTGAAFSILKGRQRLIKSLTILSIILLTYYIYISFQYDGLIWIKIGLSFILGGSLGNLIDRIRDNGVLDFIYIKLKGWPIFNIADIFIFLGTIIVLVG; encoded by the coding sequence TTGTATAATTTAATTTATATTGGAATTATTATATTAATTATAATTTTAGACCAAGGTTCAAAACATATCATATCTTCTAGATACAATCTAGGAGATAATATAAAAGTATATAGAAATTTATTATTTATAAGGGTAGTTAAAAATACAGGGGCAGCATTTAGTATATTGAAGGGCAGACAGAGATTGATAAAGTCTCTAACTATATTGTCTATAATATTACTGACATATTATATATATATTTCCTTTCAATATGATGGATTGATATGGATTAAGATAGGGCTATCATTTATATTGGGAGGGTCATTAGGAAATTTAATAGATAGAATAAGAGACAATGGAGTTTTAGATTTTATATATATCAAATTAAAGGGTTGGCCCATTTTTAATATAGCAGATATATTTATATTTTTAGGTACTATTATCGTATTGGTAGGATAA
- a CDS encoding energy-coupling factor ABC transporter ATP-binding protein, protein MIKTKGVYYTYEDGTVALKDINLDITNYNIVGIVGANGSGKTTLFFNLMGLLRPRTGKIFLGNKEMKYSRKALIEVRKKIGIVFQDPDKQIFYSKVYDDVAFGPRNLDIEETEVNKRVEKALAMVGMEKFKEKPVHFLSHGQKKRVAIAGTLAMENDIILFDEPTAGLDPVSTTKIVEIIMELAKSNKKIVISSHDMDMIYELCEYIYVMSSGQIIGEGSPQEVFMKEGIIEKAMLKEPWMIKLHKKLGIPLYKRESELFEKYGRIDKK, encoded by the coding sequence ATGATAAAAACAAAGGGAGTATACTATACCTATGAAGATGGTACAGTAGCTTTAAAGGATATAAACTTAGATATAACAAATTACAATATTGTAGGAATAGTTGGAGCAAATGGCTCAGGAAAAACTACTCTTTTTTTTAATCTTATGGGACTTTTAAGGCCACGTACAGGTAAGATTTTCTTGGGAAATAAAGAGATGAAGTATAGTAGAAAGGCATTAATAGAAGTCAGAAAAAAAATAGGAATAGTGTTTCAAGACCCAGACAAACAAATTTTTTATTCAAAGGTATATGATGATGTTGCATTTGGCCCAAGGAATTTAGATATTGAAGAAACAGAAGTAAACAAAAGGGTGGAAAAGGCTCTAGCTATGGTTGGAATGGAAAAGTTTAAAGAAAAACCTGTGCATTTTTTGAGTCATGGACAAAAAAAGAGGGTAGCTATAGCTGGTACACTGGCTATGGAAAATGACATAATATTGTTTGATGAGCCTACAGCAGGGTTAGATCCAGTAAGTACAACAAAAATAGTTGAAATAATAATGGAATTGGCTAAAAGTAATAAAAAAATAGTTATATCAAGTCATGATATGGATATGATATATGAGTTATGTGAATATATATATGTAATGTCTAGTGGACAGATAATAGGAGAAGGTAGTCCACAGGAAGTGTTTATGAAAGAAGGCATAATAGAAAAGGCTATGCTAAAGGAACCTTGGATGATTAAGCTCCATAAAAAATTAGGTATACCCCTTTATAAAAGAGAGAGTGAATTATTTGAGAAATATGGAAGGATTGATAAAAAATAA
- the cbiQ gene encoding cobalt ECF transporter T component CbiQ, producing MLIIDKYSYTNGLKDYNPMAKFYFAIGLMILAMIVNKKVLYGMVFILNFIIITTIAKISIKRYFRILLIPISFLIMGSIPLLVSLSKDSNNFILVTNVWNIYVGVTRQGINDTVILLLRALSSISCTFFLILTTPMNDLIYIFRRHRVPTIAIEMMVLIYRFIFILLDEANNIIVAQKLKLGYMDIKKGYNSLSALIASLFIRVMDRYKSLQYSLDARGFDREFHM from the coding sequence ATGCTTATAATAGATAAATATAGTTATACTAATGGGTTAAAGGACTATAATCCAATGGCAAAATTTTATTTTGCCATTGGACTAATGATATTAGCAATGATTGTAAATAAAAAGGTTTTATATGGAATGGTATTTATATTGAACTTTATAATTATAACTACTATAGCTAAGATATCTATTAAAAGATATTTTAGGATATTATTGATACCAATATCTTTTTTGATTATGGGCAGTATTCCATTATTGGTATCATTATCTAAAGATAGTAATAATTTTATTTTAGTGACAAATGTTTGGAATATTTATGTAGGGGTAACAAGACAGGGAATTAATGACACTGTTATATTGTTACTAAGGGCGTTGTCTTCTATTTCCTGTACATTTTTTTTGATTTTAACTACTCCAATGAATGACTTGATATATATTTTTAGAAGGCATAGAGTTCCTACTATAGCAATAGAAATGATGGTGTTGATATATAGATTTATATTTATATTGTTAGATGAAGCCAATAATATAATTGTTGCACAGAAGTTAAAATTAGGATATATGGATATAAAAAAGGGATATAACTCTCTATCGGCACTTATTGCCTCATTATTTATAAGGGTAATGGATAGATATAAATCATTACAATATAGCTTGGATGCACGGGGATTTGATAGAGAATTTCATATGTAG
- a CDS encoding energy-coupling factor ABC transporter substrate-binding protein, with translation MKTFNKNMILLIVLAVIIILPLFIKAGAEFGGADGMAEEAITEIVPEYEPWFEPLWEPPSGEIESLLFSLQAALGAGIIAYYFGYMKGKKDNKNAYNR, from the coding sequence TTGAAAACCTTCAATAAAAACATGATTTTATTAATAGTTTTAGCTGTAATAATTATTCTTCCTTTATTTATAAAGGCAGGGGCTGAATTTGGTGGAGCAGATGGCATGGCAGAAGAAGCTATAACTGAGATAGTACCAGAATACGAACCATGGTTTGAACCTCTTTGGGAGCCACCAAGTGGAGAGATAGAAAGTCTATTATTTTCTCTACAAGCTGCTCTTGGAGCAGGCATAATAGCATATTATTTTGGATATATGAAGGGAAAAAAGGATAACAAAAATGCTTATAATAGATAA
- a CDS encoding energy-coupling factor ABC transporter permease, producing the protein MGSSKKLKALLIFVLVLMTPKISLAMHIMEGYLSPKWAMFWAIVAIPFVIKGMMNINKIVNKEPKKKMLLALVGAFVFILSALKIPSVTGSCSHPTGVGLGAILFGPAVMSFLGVIVLLFQALLLAHGGITTLGANTFSMAIVGPIVAYGIFKIMSKRGIKKDYCVFLAAALGDLVTYMVTSTQLAMAYPDPNLGIMASLGKFMSIFAVTQIPLAIAEGIITVIVYNLIVEYNKEGGDLIENLQ; encoded by the coding sequence ATGGGAAGTAGTAAAAAGTTAAAAGCATTATTAATATTTGTATTGGTGCTTATGACACCTAAGATATCCTTAGCAATGCATATTATGGAAGGATATCTATCTCCAAAATGGGCTATGTTTTGGGCCATTGTAGCCATACCTTTTGTTATTAAAGGTATGATGAATATCAATAAGATAGTTAATAAGGAACCAAAAAAGAAGATGTTACTGGCATTGGTAGGGGCATTTGTATTTATATTGTCGGCTCTCAAGATTCCATCAGTAACTGGTAGTTGTTCACATCCAACGGGTGTTGGATTGGGTGCCATATTATTTGGTCCTGCTGTGATGAGTTTTTTAGGGGTAATAGTTTTATTGTTTCAAGCACTACTTTTGGCCCATGGAGGAATAACCACTTTAGGAGCTAATACTTTTTCAATGGCTATAGTTGGACCAATAGTAGCATATGGGATATTTAAGATTATGTCTAAAAGAGGTATTAAAAAAGACTATTGTGTATTTTTAGCAGCAGCATTGGGAGATTTAGTAACTTATATGGTGACATCTACTCAGTTGGCCATGGCATATCCTGATCCTAATTTGGGTATAATGGCATCATTGGGTAAGTTTATGTCAATATTTGCAGTTACACAAATACCTCTAGCTATTGCTGAGGGTATAATTACAGTGATAGTTTATAATTTAATAGTTGAATATAATAAAGAAGGGGGAGACTTAATTGAAAACCTTCAATAA
- the hemL gene encoding glutamate-1-semialdehyde 2,1-aminomutase, translating into MNLKKSKEIYQESKKYIPGGVNSPVRAFNSVGMNPIFINRGEGSRLYDEDGNEYIDFICSWGPLIFGHSNKDILSDIDTVIGRGTSYGMPTAIELEMAKLITEISPSVEMVRMVNSGTEATMSAIRLARGYTKRDKIVKFEGCYHGHSDSLLVKAGSGALTFSVPTSPGVTEGTSKDTLVCTYNDLDSVRKVFEEMGNDIAAIIVEPVAGNMGVVPPIKGFLQGLRDITKEYGALLIFDEVITGFRLSAGGAQQYYGVNSDLTCYGKIIGGGLPVGAYGGKREIMNMVSPTGPVYQAGTLSGNPLAMYMGYKTLKNLKGKNDVYKSLEKKAIYLEKGLNEIIDKLKLDATVNRAGGMISMFFARGPIEKYVDVMKCDTEKYAVFFREMVSRGVLLAPSQFEGIFISQAHSFEDLDNMLKAAHESLSVVKDS; encoded by the coding sequence ATGAATTTAAAAAAATCTAAGGAAATTTATCAAGAGTCAAAAAAATATATACCTGGAGGAGTTAATAGTCCAGTGAGGGCATTTAATTCTGTGGGCATGAATCCCATATTTATAAATAGAGGTGAGGGAAGCAGGCTCTATGATGAGGATGGCAATGAGTATATAGATTTTATCTGTTCTTGGGGACCATTGATATTTGGTCATAGTAACAAAGACATACTTTCTGATATAGATACTGTAATAGGTAGAGGGACAAGTTATGGTATGCCTACAGCTATAGAACTTGAGATGGCAAAATTAATTACTGAGATTAGCCCATCGGTAGAAATGGTTAGAATGGTTAATTCGGGTACTGAGGCTACAATGAGTGCTATAAGACTTGCAAGGGGATATACAAAGAGAGATAAAATAGTAAAATTTGAAGGATGTTATCATGGACACTCTGATAGCTTATTGGTAAAGGCAGGGTCAGGGGCATTGACATTTTCTGTTCCTACAAGTCCTGGCGTAACAGAAGGTACATCTAAGGATACATTGGTATGCACTTATAATGATTTGGATTCAGTGAGAAAAGTTTTTGAAGAGATGGGAAATGATATAGCGGCAATTATAGTAGAACCTGTTGCAGGAAATATGGGGGTAGTACCTCCTATTAAGGGCTTTTTACAAGGACTTAGAGATATAACTAAGGAGTATGGTGCTTTACTTATATTTGACGAAGTTATAACTGGATTCAGGCTTTCTGCTGGTGGTGCTCAACAATATTATGGGGTTAATAGTGATCTGACCTGTTATGGAAAGATTATAGGTGGCGGATTACCAGTGGGAGCATATGGAGGAAAAAGAGAGATTATGAATATGGTTTCTCCTACAGGCCCTGTTTATCAAGCAGGAACTTTATCTGGAAATCCATTGGCAATGTATATGGGGTATAAGACATTGAAAAATCTTAAAGGTAAAAATGATGTATATAAGTCCTTGGAGAAAAAGGCTATTTATTTAGAAAAAGGATTAAATGAAATAATAGATAAATTAAAGTTAGACGCTACAGTAAACAGGGCTGGTGGAATGATATCTATGTTTTTTGCTAGAGGTCCTATAGAAAAATATGTAGATGTTATGAAATGTGATACAGAAAAATATGCTGTATTTTTTAGAGAAATGGTATCTAGGGGGGTATTATTGGCACCTTCTCAGTTTGAGGGTATATTTATATCACAAGCCCATAGTTTTGAAGATCTAGATAATATGTTAAAAGCTGCACATGAATCATTAAGTGTAGTTAAAGATAGTTGA
- the hemB gene encoding porphobilinogen synthase: MELINRPRRLRKNSMIRDMVRETRLNIEDLIYPLFVVEGKGIKKEIPSLKGNYHFSVDMLIEEIKEIRELGIKSILLFGVPNNKDKFGSEGYSKDGVVQRALRTIKSKFNDIYVITDVCMCQYTDHGHCGIINDTGYVENDLTLEYLAKIAISHANAGADMISPSDMMDGRVGYIRKALDREGYTDVPIMSYSAKYSSSFYGPFRDAANSAPSFGDRKTYQMDSANSDEAMREVDLDIQEGADIVMVKPALSYLDIIRRVKDNRNIPIAAYSVSGEYSMIKMAVENGLLSEDVIYESTLSIKRAGANMIITYFAKELAAKIKE; this comes from the coding sequence ATGGAGTTGATAAATAGACCCAGAAGACTTAGAAAGAATAGCATGATAAGGGATATGGTTAGAGAAACAAGGTTAAATATAGAGGACCTCATATATCCTTTATTTGTAGTAGAAGGCAAAGGCATCAAAAAAGAAATCCCATCTTTAAAGGGAAATTACCATTTTTCTGTAGATATGCTTATCGAAGAAATTAAAGAGATAAGAGAATTGGGGATAAAGAGCATATTACTTTTTGGAGTACCAAATAATAAGGATAAATTTGGAAGTGAAGGATATAGTAAAGATGGTGTGGTACAAAGGGCATTAAGAACTATAAAGAGTAAATTTAATGACATATATGTAATAACAGATGTTTGTATGTGTCAGTACACAGATCATGGGCATTGTGGAATAATAAATGATACTGGATATGTTGAAAATGATTTGACATTGGAGTATTTAGCTAAAATAGCCATTAGTCATGCTAATGCTGGAGCGGATATGATTTCACCATCGGATATGATGGATGGAAGGGTAGGGTATATAAGAAAGGCCTTAGATAGAGAGGGATATACAGATGTACCTATTATGTCATATAGTGCCAAATATTCATCAAGTTTTTATGGGCCCTTTAGAGATGCAGCTAATTCGGCTCCATCATTTGGCGATAGAAAGACATACCAAATGGATAGTGCTAATAGTGATGAGGCTATGAGAGAGGTTGACTTAGATATACAAGAAGGGGCAGATATAGTAATGGTTAAACCAGCCTTATCGTATTTAGATATAATCAGAAGGGTTAAAGATAATAGAAATATACCCATAGCAGCATATAGTGTAAGTGGAGAGTATTCCATGATTAAGATGGCAGTAGAAAATGGACTATTAAGTGAAGATGTTATTTATGAATCCACATTATCTATAAAGAGGGCAGGAGCCAATATGATAATAACATATTTTGCCAAAGAATTGGCGGCCAAGATTAAGGAGTGA